A stretch of the Pseudomonas helvetica genome encodes the following:
- a CDS encoding DUF2339 domain-containing protein — MQWMFMLIGLVLGWVLDESFSDALIGALIGLGAGQAIVLRRLNSQTDEQRRQLEQAQVALDVVEQRLALLETRGVQAAPVPESTTASEPTISPDIVFDQAPEPGPAPLSAAQELVWELPPEFEPVHASITPEPADLWAPQPSEPPQPAEPRGPNLIERGITAARNWLFGGNTVLRVGVVLLFFGLAFLLRYATEGMVVPIELRYAGVAAAALALLGLGWWLRLRNTNYALILQGTGIAVLYLTVFAAMRLHPLLDPTAALGLLVAVTIFSAILAITQDSLALACAAALGGFAAPILTSTGAGNHVALFSYFALLNTGILAIAWFKAWRPLNLIGFAGTFGIGFAWGVRSYTPELLWSTEPFLILFFLMYLAIGLLFTRRKLLEMTDAPEDDSRDALLRWSARKGDYVDGTMLFGPPLVGFGMQFALIHHFEFAAAFSALALGIVYMGLARFLSGGRALLLAETCLALGVIFASLAIPLGLDARWTAAAWSVEGAGIFWLGLRQHRPLARAFALLLQLGSALAFLSKLSLGDSSLLDGSALGALMLGVALLFSFYHLRNASPEQTSAWERKGLPVLACAGLTFLYLLAPLSFFTHGTAISWALAGLVTLFVGLRLQSRTFLFTAFGVQLLGGVLFLLRLQGASGEEAAVFSAGWSGLLTASLIGLALIGGMLFAARDDMVRSDARLLRGLSVVLLAGLVLINLAVLFVLPWQTASAVWAASGLLIIWLSLYLQQRVSFVFGLLLQVIGGAAFLIAGPELLGPLASEGLRPLGHSGFWTPMVLGLAAMVGAWRLQLGNHASAFDALSLQRLSELLLVWGAAWWALALISEVLRFAPLNLQATLLLGLAALSVAVWTLLSRRLQWPALGVLCTLLIPAAALVLVAAWYSRYHPAANFGWLAWAMVFGMHFISLRRLAPMLPARVLSAAHVVGCWLLIGVLALELRYGLLVLSEQYNAWRWLGWAILPSLYLVLMAAPRAWPWPVSTYAREYRVYAALPLALLMLGWFWLANIASDGTAEPLPYLPLLNPLDIGLLFALFGVYMWSRSAVSQLAIRADYAEGATQVVAGVSLFAFFTALVMRSAHHWAGVPFELDALLESMLVQAGLSIVWTLIALSLMIGGHLRHRREVWLVGAGLIALVVAKLVFVELSNRGGLARIVSFIGVGVLLLVVGYFAPLPPKRAEPTPGPEKPANESEGVSS; from the coding sequence ATGCAATGGATGTTCATGCTGATAGGGCTGGTGCTGGGCTGGGTGCTCGATGAGTCATTCAGTGATGCGCTGATTGGCGCGTTGATCGGCCTGGGTGCGGGGCAGGCGATTGTGCTCAGGCGCCTGAATTCACAAACGGACGAACAGCGTCGCCAACTGGAGCAGGCGCAGGTTGCCCTCGACGTGGTCGAGCAGCGGCTGGCGTTATTGGAAACCCGTGGCGTCCAGGCAGCTCCGGTCCCTGAGTCGACAACGGCCAGCGAGCCGACTATTTCTCCTGATATCGTCTTTGACCAAGCGCCCGAGCCTGGCCCGGCGCCGTTGTCTGCCGCGCAGGAACTGGTTTGGGAATTGCCGCCCGAATTCGAACCGGTACACGCGAGCATCACACCTGAGCCTGCTGATCTCTGGGCCCCGCAACCCAGCGAACCACCACAACCGGCCGAACCCCGTGGTCCGAATCTGATCGAGCGCGGTATTACCGCCGCACGCAATTGGCTGTTCGGTGGCAACACCGTACTGCGGGTCGGCGTGGTGCTGTTGTTCTTCGGTTTGGCGTTTTTGCTGCGCTACGCCACCGAAGGCATGGTGGTGCCAATTGAATTGCGTTACGCCGGGGTCGCTGCGGCCGCGTTGGCGTTGCTGGGCCTGGGTTGGTGGTTGCGACTGCGCAACACCAACTACGCGTTGATCCTGCAGGGGACCGGCATTGCCGTGCTGTACCTGACGGTGTTCGCCGCCATGCGCCTGCACCCGTTGCTCGACCCGACGGCGGCGTTGGGCTTGCTGGTGGCGGTGACGATCTTCTCGGCGATTCTGGCGATCACCCAGGACTCGCTCGCGCTGGCCTGCGCGGCGGCATTGGGCGGGTTCGCCGCGCCGATCCTGACCTCCACCGGTGCCGGCAACCATGTCGCGCTGTTCAGCTACTTCGCCTTGCTCAACACCGGCATCCTCGCCATTGCCTGGTTCAAGGCCTGGCGCCCGCTGAACCTGATTGGCTTCGCCGGCACCTTCGGCATCGGTTTCGCCTGGGGCGTGCGTTCCTATACGCCGGAACTGCTGTGGAGCACCGAGCCGTTCCTGATCCTGTTCTTCCTCATGTACCTGGCGATCGGCTTGTTGTTCACCCGCCGCAAACTGCTCGAGATGACTGACGCGCCGGAGGATGACAGCCGTGACGCGCTGTTGCGCTGGTCGGCGCGCAAGGGCGACTACGTCGACGGCACGATGCTCTTCGGTCCACCACTGGTGGGCTTTGGCATGCAGTTCGCGCTGATTCATCATTTTGAGTTCGCTGCCGCGTTCAGCGCGCTAGCGTTGGGCATCGTGTACATGGGCCTGGCGCGTTTTCTCAGCGGCGGTCGAGCCCTGCTGCTGGCGGAAACCTGCCTGGCGCTGGGGGTGATTTTCGCCAGCCTGGCGATCCCGCTGGGTCTCGATGCGCGCTGGACGGCGGCCGCCTGGTCGGTGGAGGGCGCGGGAATCTTCTGGCTTGGCTTGCGTCAGCATCGGCCGTTGGCGCGGGCTTTTGCCTTGCTGTTGCAGCTGGGTTCGGCGCTGGCGTTCCTCAGCAAACTGAGCCTGGGCGACAGCAGTCTGCTCGATGGTTCAGCGCTTGGTGCGCTGATGCTCGGCGTGGCGTTGCTGTTCAGTTTCTACCACTTGCGCAACGCTTCCCCTGAGCAAACCTCGGCCTGGGAACGCAAGGGCTTGCCGGTGTTGGCCTGTGCAGGACTGACGTTCCTTTATCTGTTGGCGCCGTTGTCCTTCTTCACCCACGGTACTGCGATCAGTTGGGCGCTGGCCGGTTTGGTGACGTTGTTTGTCGGCTTGCGCCTGCAATCGCGGACCTTCCTGTTTACGGCGTTTGGGGTGCAACTGCTGGGCGGTGTGTTGTTCCTGCTGCGGCTGCAAGGCGCCAGCGGTGAGGAGGCGGCGGTGTTCAGTGCTGGCTGGAGCGGTTTGCTCACCGCATCGTTGATTGGCCTGGCGTTGATCGGCGGAATGCTGTTCGCCGCTCGCGACGACATGGTGCGCAGTGACGCACGATTGCTGCGTGGGTTGTCGGTGGTGTTGCTGGCCGGGTTGGTGCTGATCAATCTGGCGGTGCTGTTCGTGTTGCCGTGGCAAACGGCGAGCGCGGTGTGGGCGGCCAGCGGTCTGTTGATCATCTGGCTGAGCCTGTACTTGCAGCAGCGGGTGAGTTTTGTCTTTGGCTTGTTGTTGCAGGTGATCGGCGGCGCGGCGTTCCTGATCGCTGGCCCCGAACTGCTCGGGCCGCTCGCCAGCGAAGGTCTGCGGCCACTGGGCCACAGCGGTTTCTGGACGCCGATGGTGCTCGGGCTGGCGGCGATGGTCGGTGCCTGGCGCTTGCAGCTTGGCAATCATGCCAGTGCGTTCGATGCCTTGAGTTTGCAGCGCTTGTCCGAGTTGCTGCTGGTGTGGGGCGCCGCCTGGTGGGCGCTGGCGCTGATCAGCGAAGTGCTGCGGTTTGCACCGCTGAACCTGCAAGCCACGCTGTTGCTGGGCCTCGCAGCGCTGAGCGTCGCAGTGTGGACGTTGTTGTCCCGACGACTGCAATGGCCGGCACTGGGCGTGCTCTGCACGTTGCTGATTCCAGCGGCGGCGCTGGTATTGGTCGCGGCCTGGTATTCGCGTTATCACCCTGCAGCGAATTTCGGCTGGCTGGCGTGGGCGATGGTGTTCGGGATGCATTTCATCTCGCTGCGGCGCCTGGCGCCGATGCTCCCCGCGCGAGTATTGAGCGCTGCTCACGTGGTGGGTTGCTGGCTGTTGATCGGCGTGTTGGCGCTGGAGCTGCGTTACGGCTTGCTGGTGTTGTCCGAGCAATACAACGCTTGGCGCTGGCTGGGTTGGGCGATCTTGCCGAGCCTGTATCTGGTGCTGATGGCCGCACCGCGCGCCTGGCCGTGGCCGGTATCGACGTATGCCCGCGAGTACCGCGTGTACGCCGCGCTACCGCTGGCGCTGTTGATGCTCGGCTGGTTCTGGCTGGCGAACATTGCCAGCGACGGCACCGCCGAACCGTTGCCTTATCTGCCGTTGCTCAACCCGTTGGACATCGGCCTGCTGTTTGCCTTGTTCGGCGTTTATATGTGGTCGCGCAGTGCAGTCAGCCAATTGGCGATTCGTGCCGATTACGCTGAGGGTGCCACGCAAGTCGTGGCCGGAGTCTCGCTGTTTGCCTTCTTCACCGCGCTGGTGATGCGCAGCGCTCACCATTGGGCTGGCGTGCCGTTTGAGTTGGATGCGTTGCTGGAGTCGATGCTGGTGCAGGCGGGCTTGTCGATCGTCTGGACCCTGATTGCCCTGAGCCTGATGATCGGCGGGCATTTGCGCCATCGTCGGGAAGTCTGGCTGGTCGGCGCAGGGTTGATTGCGCTGGTGGTCGCCAAACTGGTCTTTGTCGAACTGAGTAACCGTGGCGGTCTGGCGCGGATCGTGTCGTTTATCGGTGTGGGCGTGTTGCTGCTGGTGGTGGGCTATTTCGCACCGCTGCCGCCCAAACGCGCCGAACCAACGCCCGGGCCTGAGAAACCGGCCAATGAATCTGAAGGAGTGTCATCTTGA
- a CDS encoding YkgJ family cysteine cluster protein produces the protein MMKPNLIAAAEIDRLDTWAKYSAPMCGSCASSCCTLPVEVKIKDLIRIGIVDEFELGDPPKNIAKRLQKEGIVERYNQKSEIFTLQRMSNNDCLYLDRKSRLCTIYEKRPDTCRNHPKIGPRPGYCAYKPKEVVRESNPRTLDKF, from the coding sequence ATGATGAAGCCGAACCTGATCGCCGCCGCGGAGATCGACCGTCTCGATACCTGGGCCAAGTACTCCGCCCCGATGTGCGGCTCGTGCGCGTCCAGCTGCTGCACGCTGCCGGTCGAGGTCAAGATCAAAGACCTGATCCGCATCGGTATCGTCGACGAATTCGAACTGGGCGATCCACCCAAGAACATCGCCAAGCGCTTGCAGAAGGAAGGGATTGTCGAGCGCTACAACCAGAAGTCCGAGATCTTCACGCTCCAACGCATGAGCAACAACGATTGCCTGTATCTGGATCGTAAGAGCCGTTTGTGCACTATTTATGAAAAGCGCCCGGATACTTGCCGCAACCACCCGAAAATCGGTCCGCGGCCTGGGTATTGCGCGTACAAGCCGAAAGAAGTCGTGCGCGAGAGCAATCCGCGGACCCTCGACAAGTTCTGA
- the typA gene encoding translational GTPase TypA, protein MIENLRNIAIIAHVDHGKTTLVDKLLRQSGTLERNELNDERVMDSNDQEKERGITILAKNTAINWNGYHINIVDTPGHADFGGEVERVMSMVDSVLLLVDAQDGPMPQTRFVTKKAFEAGLRPIVCINKVDRPGARPDWVLDQIFDLFDNLGATEEQLDFQVVYASALNGIAGLDHTDMAEDMTPLYQAIVDHVPAPKVDRDGPFQMQISALDYNSFLGVIGVGRIARGRVKPNTPVVAIGADGKKRNGRILKLMGHHGLHRIDVEEAAAGDIVCISGMDSLFISDTLCHPDTVEAMKPLTVDEPTVSMTFQVNDSPFCGKEGKFVTSRNIKERLDKELLYNVALRVEEGDSADKFKVSGRGELHLSVLIETMRREGFEMGVGRPEVIIRQVDGVKQEPFENVTIDTPEESQGKVMEEMGLRKGDLTNMVPDGKGRVRLEYNIPARGLIGFRNQFLTLTNGAGILTSIFDRYDTMKSGDMSGRQNGVLVSVETGKALTYSLETLQARGKLFVEHGQEIYNGQIVGLNSRDNDMGVNPTKGKKLDNMRASGKDETIALVPPVRFTLEQALEFIQDDELCEVTPKSIRLRKKILDEGERTRAAKKAKN, encoded by the coding sequence GTGATCGAAAATCTACGCAACATCGCCATCATTGCTCACGTTGACCATGGTAAGACCACCCTGGTAGACAAGCTCTTGCGTCAATCCGGCACCCTGGAGCGCAACGAGCTCAACGACGAGCGCGTGATGGACTCCAACGACCAGGAGAAAGAGCGCGGTATTACCATTCTGGCGAAAAACACCGCCATCAACTGGAACGGCTACCACATCAACATCGTGGACACCCCGGGCCACGCCGACTTCGGCGGTGAAGTTGAACGCGTAATGTCGATGGTTGACTCCGTTCTGCTGCTGGTTGACGCTCAAGACGGCCCTATGCCGCAAACCCGTTTCGTGACCAAGAAGGCCTTCGAAGCCGGCCTGCGTCCGATCGTGTGCATCAACAAGGTTGACCGTCCAGGCGCACGTCCGGACTGGGTTCTGGACCAGATCTTCGACCTGTTCGACAACCTGGGTGCTACCGAAGAACAGCTGGACTTCCAAGTCGTCTACGCTTCGGCCCTGAACGGTATTGCCGGTCTGGACCACACCGACATGGCTGAAGACATGACCCCGCTGTACCAGGCGATTGTTGACCACGTTCCAGCTCCAAAAGTTGACCGTGACGGTCCATTCCAGATGCAAATCTCGGCACTGGACTACAACAGCTTCCTGGGTGTTATCGGCGTTGGCCGTATCGCTCGTGGTCGCGTCAAGCCGAACACTCCGGTCGTGGCTATCGGCGCCGACGGCAAGAAGCGTAACGGTCGTATCCTGAAGCTGATGGGTCACCACGGTCTGCACCGTATCGACGTTGAAGAAGCTGCGGCAGGCGACATCGTGTGCATCAGCGGTATGGACTCGCTGTTCATCTCCGACACCCTGTGCCACCCGGACACTGTCGAGGCGATGAAGCCTCTGACCGTTGACGAGCCAACCGTTTCCATGACCTTCCAGGTAAACGACTCGCCTTTCTGCGGTAAAGAAGGCAAGTTCGTGACTTCCCGTAACATCAAGGAACGTCTGGACAAAGAGCTGCTGTACAACGTTGCACTGCGCGTTGAAGAAGGCGACTCGGCTGACAAGTTCAAGGTTTCCGGCCGTGGTGAGCTGCACCTCTCGGTACTGATCGAAACCATGCGTCGCGAAGGCTTCGAAATGGGCGTTGGTCGTCCGGAAGTGATCATCCGTCAGGTTGACGGCGTGAAGCAGGAACCGTTCGAAAACGTCACCATCGACACCCCTGAAGAATCCCAGGGCAAGGTCATGGAAGAGATGGGCCTGCGTAAAGGCGACCTGACCAACATGGTGCCGGATGGCAAAGGCCGTGTTCGTCTGGAATACAACATCCCTGCTCGCGGTCTGATCGGTTTCCGTAACCAGTTCCTGACCCTGACCAACGGTGCTGGCATCCTGACCTCGATCTTCGATCGCTACGACACCATGAAGTCCGGCGACATGTCCGGCCGTCAGAACGGTGTTCTGGTATCGGTAGAAACCGGCAAGGCGCTGACCTACTCCCTGGAAACCCTGCAGGCGCGTGGCAAGCTGTTCGTTGAACACGGTCAAGAGATCTACAACGGTCAGATCGTTGGTCTGAACAGCCGTGACAACGACATGGGCGTCAACCCAACCAAAGGCAAGAAGCTCGACAACATGCGTGCTTCGGGTAAAGACGAAACCATCGCCCTGGTTCCACCTGTTCGCTTCACCCTGGAACAGGCTCTGGAATTCATCCAGGACGACGAGCTGTGCGAAGTGACACCTAAGTCGATCCGCCTGCGTAAGAAGATCCTGGACGAAGGCGAGCGTACCCGCGCTGCCAAGAAAGCCAAGAACTGA
- the thiI gene encoding tRNA uracil 4-sulfurtransferase ThiI yields the protein MKLIVKVFPEITIKSRPVRTRFIRQLAKNIRAVLRDLDPAVVVNGVWDNLELETHVSDPKALKDMTERLSCMPGIAHFLQVDEYPLGDFDDIVAKCKQHYGDSLAGKIFSVRCKRAGKHEFSSMDVEKYVGSQLRRQCGAAGISLKQPEIEVRIEIRDKRLFVIHSQHNSIGGYPLGALEQTLVLMSGGFDSTVAAYQIMRRGLMAHFCFFNLGGRAHELGVMEVAHFIWKKYGSSQRVLFVSVPFEEVLGEILGKVDNSHMGVVLKRMMLRAASRIADRLDIEALVTGEAISQVSSQTLPNLSVIDCVTDKLVLRPLIASHKQDIIDLANEIGTADFAKHMPEYCGVISVNPKTHAKRPRVEHEEKEFDMAVLERALENAKLVPIDRVIDELGQDVQVEEVSEALAGQIIIDIRHPDAAEDDPLELAGIEVQAMPFYALNARFKELDPTRQYLLYCDKGVMSRLHAHHLLSEGHANVRVYRPS from the coding sequence ATGAAACTAATCGTAAAAGTCTTCCCCGAGATCACCATCAAGAGCCGCCCGGTACGGACGCGTTTCATCCGTCAATTGGCCAAGAACATCCGTGCTGTGCTCCGCGACCTGGACCCGGCCGTGGTGGTGAACGGCGTGTGGGACAACCTCGAGCTGGAAACGCACGTCAGTGACCCCAAGGCCTTGAAGGACATGACCGAGCGCCTGAGCTGCATGCCGGGCATCGCGCATTTCCTGCAGGTCGACGAGTACCCGCTGGGCGACTTCGACGACATCGTTGCCAAGTGCAAGCAGCACTATGGTGATTCGCTGGCCGGGAAGATCTTTTCGGTGCGCTGCAAGCGTGCCGGCAAGCACGAATTCAGCTCGATGGACGTCGAGAAATACGTCGGCAGCCAGCTGCGTCGTCAGTGCGGCGCCGCCGGGATTTCGCTTAAACAGCCTGAAATCGAAGTTCGCATCGAAATTCGCGACAAACGGTTGTTCGTGATTCACAGCCAGCACAACAGCATCGGCGGCTACCCGCTCGGCGCGCTGGAACAGACCCTGGTGCTGATGTCCGGCGGTTTCGATTCCACCGTCGCGGCTTACCAGATCATGCGCCGCGGGCTGATGGCCCACTTCTGCTTCTTCAATCTCGGCGGGCGTGCCCACGAATTGGGCGTAATGGAAGTCGCGCATTTCATCTGGAAGAAGTACGGCAGCTCCCAGCGCGTGTTATTTGTCAGTGTGCCGTTCGAGGAAGTGCTGGGAGAAATTCTCGGCAAAGTCGATAACAGTCATATGGGCGTAGTATTGAAGCGTATGATGTTGCGCGCTGCGTCCCGGATCGCGGATCGACTGGACATCGAGGCACTGGTCACCGGCGAAGCGATTTCCCAGGTTTCCAGCCAGACGCTGCCGAACCTGTCGGTGATCGACTGCGTGACCGACAAGCTGGTGTTGCGTCCGCTGATCGCCAGTCACAAGCAGGACATCATCGACCTGGCCAACGAAATCGGCACCGCCGATTTCGCCAAGCACATGCCGGAGTACTGCGGGGTCATTTCGGTGAACCCCAAGACCCACGCCAAGCGTCCGCGCGTGGAGCATGAAGAGAAAGAATTCGATATGGCAGTGCTCGAGCGTGCGCTCGAGAACGCCAAGCTGGTGCCGATCGATCGGGTGATCGACGAATTGGGCCAGGATGTGCAGGTTGAAGAAGTCAGTGAGGCGCTGGCCGGTCAGATCATCATCGACATCCGTCACCCGGATGCCGCCGAAGACGACCCGCTGGAGCTTGCTGGTATCGAGGTACAAGCGATGCCGTTTTATGCTCTGAACGCTCGTTTCAAGGAACTGGACCCTACTCGCCAGTACCTGCTGTATTGCGACAAAGGCGTGATGAGTCGCCTGCATGCCCACCATTTGCTCAGTGAGGGGCATGCCAATGTGCGCGTTTATCGACCGAGCTAA
- a CDS encoding glycogen/starch/alpha-glucan phosphorylase, giving the protein MTQEPLVREAEVAAFRDAVLTKLTYAVGKDPDHAFDHDWFEAIALAARDHMVEHWMDHTRQIYRKGQKRVYYLSLEFLIGRLLYDSLSNLGLLDVAREALTELGVDLERIRLLEPDAALGNGGLGRLAACFMESMSTLGIAGHGYGIRYEHGLFRQAVVDGWQQEQTENWLDFGNPWEFERPEVAYPIGFGGSVETVTDETGSSKQVWSPAETVRAIAYDTPVVGWRGASVNTLRLWRARAMEDLHLERFNAGDHLGAVAEVARAESISRVLYPADSTEAGQELRLRQEYFFVAASLQDLLRRHRNMHTSVLTLGDHAAIQLNDTHPSIAVAELMRQLVDVYDVAWDAAWQITVDTLSYTNHTLLPEALETWPVGLMERMLPRHMQIIYLINAHHIDSLRAKGMHDFDVLRAVSLIEEDNGRRVRMGNLAFLGSHSVNGVSALHTQLMRSTVFSELHKLYPERINNKTNGITFRRWLYQANPELTSMMVDALGPDLLDNPEQKLIGLEPFAEKAAFRNKFAEQRLHSKKALAYLIHERLGIAVNPAAMFDVQVKRIHEYKRQLLNLMHTVALYQAIRAEPEVDWVPRVKIFAGKAAASYHQAKLIIKLTNDIARVVNNDPTVRGLLKVVFLPNYNVSLAESIIPAADLSEQISTAGFEASGTSNMKFGLNGALTIGTLDGANVEMSERIGVEHMFIFGLTAQQVEARKQNHEFYAAPDIAASRRLGDVLQAIRGGVFSPDEPSRYTGLIDSLIEYDRFLVCADFDSYWNAQVRVEEHWHDSKEWWRSAVLNSARMGWFSSDRTIREYATDIWKALE; this is encoded by the coding sequence ATGACTCAAGAACCACTAGTTCGCGAAGCTGAAGTGGCCGCATTTCGCGACGCCGTATTGACCAAACTTACCTATGCAGTGGGCAAGGATCCGGATCACGCCTTTGACCATGACTGGTTCGAAGCCATTGCCCTGGCGGCGCGTGATCACATGGTCGAGCACTGGATGGACCACACGCGGCAGATCTACCGCAAAGGCCAGAAGCGCGTTTACTACCTCTCGCTGGAATTCCTCATCGGCCGCCTGCTCTACGACAGCCTGAGCAACCTTGGCCTGCTCGACGTGGCTCGTGAAGCGCTGACCGAGCTGGGCGTCGACCTTGAACGCATACGCCTGCTGGAGCCGGACGCCGCACTGGGTAACGGCGGCCTCGGTCGCCTGGCAGCGTGTTTCATGGAAAGCATGTCGACGCTCGGCATCGCCGGCCATGGCTACGGTATTCGTTATGAACACGGGTTGTTCCGCCAGGCGGTTGTCGATGGCTGGCAGCAGGAGCAAACCGAAAACTGGCTGGATTTCGGCAACCCCTGGGAATTCGAGCGGCCGGAAGTGGCTTACCCGATCGGCTTTGGCGGCAGCGTTGAAACCGTGACCGATGAGACCGGCAGCTCCAAACAAGTCTGGTCGCCGGCGGAAACCGTTCGAGCGATTGCTTACGACACGCCAGTCGTCGGCTGGCGTGGCGCTAGCGTCAACACCTTGCGCCTCTGGCGTGCACGCGCCATGGAGGATTTGCACCTGGAGCGCTTCAACGCCGGCGACCACTTGGGTGCGGTGGCCGAAGTGGCCCGCGCGGAAAGCATCTCCCGCGTGCTCTATCCCGCCGACAGCACCGAGGCCGGTCAGGAACTGCGGCTGCGTCAGGAGTACTTCTTCGTCGCGGCGTCCTTGCAGGATCTGCTGCGCCGTCACCGCAATATGCACACCTCGGTGCTGACCCTGGGCGATCACGCAGCGATCCAGCTCAACGACACGCACCCCTCGATCGCCGTGGCCGAATTGATGCGGCAACTGGTCGATGTGTACGACGTGGCGTGGGACGCGGCCTGGCAGATCACCGTCGATACGCTTTCCTACACCAACCACACACTCTTGCCCGAAGCGCTGGAAACCTGGCCAGTCGGTTTGATGGAGCGGATGCTGCCACGGCACATGCAGATCATCTATTTGATCAACGCCCATCACATCGATTCGCTGCGCGCCAAAGGCATGCATGACTTTGACGTATTGCGCGCGGTGTCGCTGATCGAGGAAGACAACGGTCGCCGGGTGCGCATGGGCAACTTGGCGTTTCTGGGTTCCCACAGTGTCAATGGCGTGTCCGCCCTGCACACCCAGCTGATGCGCAGCACGGTGTTTTCCGAGCTGCACAAGCTGTATCCGGAGCGAATCAACAACAAGACCAACGGCATTACGTTCCGCCGCTGGCTCTATCAGGCCAACCCGGAACTGACCTCGATGATGGTCGATGCGCTGGGCCCGGATCTGTTGGATAACCCGGAACAGAAACTGATCGGCCTGGAGCCGTTTGCCGAGAAAGCGGCATTCCGCAACAAGTTCGCCGAGCAGCGCTTGCACAGTAAAAAAGCCTTGGCCTATCTGATTCATGAACGATTGGGGATCGCGGTCAATCCGGCGGCAATGTTCGACGTGCAGGTCAAACGGATTCACGAGTACAAGCGCCAGTTGCTCAACCTGATGCACACCGTGGCGCTGTATCAGGCGATCCGCGCCGAGCCGGAAGTCGATTGGGTGCCGCGGGTGAAGATCTTTGCCGGCAAAGCTGCCGCGAGTTATCACCAGGCCAAGCTGATCATCAAACTGACCAACGACATCGCTCGGGTGGTCAACAATGACCCGACGGTGCGCGGCTTGCTGAAAGTGGTGTTCTTGCCCAACTACAACGTCAGCCTGGCGGAGAGCATCATTCCGGCGGCCGACCTGTCGGAGCAGATATCCACGGCTGGCTTTGAGGCTTCCGGTACCAGCAACATGAAGTTTGGCCTCAATGGCGCGCTGACCATCGGCACCCTGGACGGTGCCAACGTGGAAATGAGCGAGCGCATTGGCGTCGAGCACATGTTCATTTTCGGACTGACCGCGCAGCAGGTTGAGGCGCGCAAGCAGAATCACGAGTTCTATGCCGCACCGGACATCGCCGCCTCCCGTCGATTGGGGGATGTACTGCAAGCGATTCGTGGCGGTGTGTTCTCGCCCGATGAGCCGTCGCGTTACACCGGGTTGATCGATTCGTTGATCGAATATGACCGCTTCCTGGTCTGCGCCGACTTCGATTCCTACTGGAATGCCCAGGTGCGGGTTGAAGAGCATTGGCACGACTCGAAGGAGTGGTGGCGCTCGGCGGTGCTCAACAGCGCGCGCATGGGCTGGTTCTCGTCCGACCGGACCATCCGCGAGTACGCCACGGATATCTGGAAAGCGCTGGAGTAA